In Leifsonia sp. AK011, the genomic stretch CTGCATCCCTCCGGGAGGCGGCTGACGCCCGTGATGACGTCCTCCCTCGATGCAGCAAGGCAGATGCGAATCCAGCCCTCGCCAGAACGACCGAACGCGTTGCCGGGCGCGACCGCCACGTGCTGGTCGAGAAGGAAGCCCTCCGCCCACTCCGCGACATCTCCGCCGGCGACACCCGAGACGTCGATCCAGAGGTAGAAGGCACCACCCGGGGCGAGATAGCGGATGCCACGGGCATCCAGCACCTCGGTGGCCGCGGCAAGGTTGCCGCGGTAGTGGTCACGAGCTCTCGCAACATGCTCCTGCTCGCCGGTCACGGCGGCAAGAGCGGCGTACTGCCCCGGCGCGCTCGCACAGCTGATCGTCGCCTCCTGCACTGTGCGCATCGTGGCCGCGAATCCGGGAGGAGTGACGAGGTAGCCGATGCGGATGCCCGTCATCGCGTAGGTCTTCGACAGCGAAAACACGCTGAACACCCGGTCGTCCCCGTCGAGGCTCGCGATACTCACGTGATCTCCCGCCCACGTGAACGCCTCGTAGACCTCGTCACTGATGATCCAGAGGTCGTGGCGGCGGGCGAAGTCCAGGAGCTCGGCGAGGAGTTCGCGCGGGAAGATCGTGCCCAGCGGGTTCGACGGCGAGTTGATGATGAGCACACGCGTGCGATCGGTGACGAGACGCTCGAGCTCCGCGACATCCGGCATGAATCCTGCGTCGGGTCGCAGCGGGTACGGCACCGGTACCGCTTTCAGCATGCGCGCATTCATGGTGAAGGTCGTGTAGCCGGGATCGGGAATGAGGACCTCGTCGCCGACGCCCAGGGTGAGGGCCATCGCCTGGTGCAGGGCCTGGGTCGCACCGACGGTGACCCAGACCTGCTCCGTGTCCACCGTCATGTCGTTGATGCGTGCGAGCTTCTCGACGAGCGCCTC encodes the following:
- a CDS encoding pyridoxal phosphate-dependent aminotransferase — encoded protein: MPSLAQHILSVPASGIRRIHEIALRLDDIVMLAVGEPDVPIAPHIAEAAKAAWDADLTNYTANGGIPPLREALVEKLARINDMTVDTEQVWVTVGATQALHQAMALTLGVGDEVLIPDPGYTTFTMNARMLKAVPVPYPLRPDAGFMPDVAELERLVTDRTRVLIINSPSNPLGTIFPRELLAELLDFARRHDLWIISDEVYEAFTWAGDHVSIASLDGDDRVFSVFSLSKTYAMTGIRIGYLVTPPGFAATMRTVQEATISCASAPGQYAALAAVTGEQEHVARARDHYRGNLAAATEVLDARGIRYLAPGGAFYLWIDVSGVAGGDVAEWAEGFLLDQHVAVAPGNAFGRSGEGWIRICLAASREDVITGVSRLPEGCSGA